Within Runella rosea, the genomic segment GACAATCGTGGCATCATTTGGGCGAATGTAGACCCCGATGGGCTTCTTAAAATTATCCCTAATGCCTCGATTTTTTATAAAATTACTGACGCGCCCAACTTGCCAAATTCTAGGCGATTAGACAATTTCTCGGTGCGATGCATGATCCAAGCTCCCGATGGAAATATGTGGATTGGAACTGAGGGGAGTATCGCGGTACTTAACCCCAAAAGCCGAATCATTCTTAAACGTTATCTGACTCAATCGAATTCGCCCTCGCTGCCTTCCGTCAATTTTATTAAATCGTTTCTCCGCGACCGCCAAAATCAGATGTGGTTGGGGACTTATGGTGGACTGATGCAATTTGACGCTAAAACCGAAAAATTTCAATTGTACCAGTTTGACCAAAATCCATCCCGAAATAATTATACCCGCAATATTCTTGAGTTGTCGGATGGGCGTTTGTTTTTAGGAACTCCGCTTGGTCCGTGGATTTTTGATCCCAAGACCAAAACATTTACTGAATCGCCGATTTTAAAAAATAGGAATGTGTTTTCGGTCTATCAGGCCAAAGATTCTACCATCTGGCTATCGGCCTATTTTGAGGGACTGTATGGTTTTAAATACCAAAACCGTCAGTGGAAACAGGTGTATTCAGGAATGAAGCAATTCAATATCAATGTAATACGAGAGGATACGGTGAGCCGAACACTTTGGATTGGTACTGAAAAAGGGTTGATTGAACTGAATCCCCTTGACCGCCGGTATGCATTTTACGACGAGCGTCATGGTATTGCAAATTCGTACATTTATGGCGTTGTGTCTGATAAACAACGGAATTTGTGGCTCAGTACCAACCACGGGATTTCGCAGTTGGATATTCAAACGCGTCAATTTCGCAATTTTGACCTAACCGACGGTATTCAGGGCTATGAATACAACGGAAACGCCTTTGCGATGAGTAAAGAAGGGGAGATTTTTTTCGGTGGTGTCAAAGGATTTAACAGTTTTTTCCCCGAACGAATTCGAAAACTTTCTTTTAGACCGAGCGTTCATTTATATAATTTTAAAGTTAATGAAGGCGTGTATCCTCTTGCCAAACAAATTAACGAAACCGATGTAATTTCGCTGTCGTACGATCAAAACACCCTTTCGATGGAGTTTGCGGCCATTGATTACTATAGCAATGGGCAAAATACCTATCGTTATAAATTGGAGGGGTTGGATAAAAAATGGATCATCAGCAATAATCGAAATTACGTTCGTTATGCCAATCTTGCTCCTGGTAAATACGTATTCAGGGTATCGGCTGCCAACCGAGACGGTGTGTGGAGCGATAGTGAAAAGATACTGTACATTCGAATCAATCCTCCTTTTTGGCAAACGTGGTGGTTCTACATTTTTTGCACGGGGCTGGTGGGTTATGTGGCGTTTATGGCGGGCCGAAATCGCCTCGTTAGCTTGAAACAAAAGGAGCAAGAACGCCTAAAAATTGCCCTTGAGGCGCAGGAGCAAGAGCGGAAGCAGATTGCCCAAGACCTGCACGACGAAGTGGGGGCCCGCCTAGCAACGCTGAAATTATACGCGTCGTCGCTGACAAAATACCTTTCTGACCATCCCGAAAGTCAAGAAATCAAGAAAAAGACCCTCGAAATCATCAATGATTCTATCGTGGACATTCGACGGATGCTGCGGGAACTCAGCCCCCGAATGCTCGAACAATACGGCTATGCAGCCGCGGTAGAGGCTTTGGCCGAAAAAATCAGACAGTCGGGAGAGGTCAGCGTAGAAGTGGATGCATCGCGTTTGCCCGAACGTTTTCCCGCCGAAATTGAAACGGGCCTGTATCGCGTCACGCAGGAGTTGATGAATAACACCCTTAAGCACGCCGAAGCCAAAAAAATCACTATTCGGGTTCATCTCGACGATGATATCATTCATTTTGACTATTTCGACGACGGCAAAGGATTTACGTACAACCAAGCGAAACAAGGGCTGGGTATTGGCAATATCGAATCGCGGGTGGCAGTTTTGCGGGGCCAAATTGTGTGGACACCCATCGTTGGGGAAGGAAATGCGGTCTTTATTCAAATTCCACTGTATCCCAGATTTCCCGCATTCTCCCTCCCCAACCCGCAAGATATTTTAGACGCTCTTCAGAAATTTTTTCGGAAATAGTTTGATTTTCTACTTCTTACGCAAACATCTCTTCGATTTCTGCTTTGTATTTTTCTTGGATGA encodes:
- a CDS encoding ligand-binding sensor domain-containing protein; the protein is MYKVIVLIVAIGVGLKGWAQDYRLEHIGVNQGLSQGSPYHMLKDSRGFMWFGTQDGVNRYDGHSFKVYKPDVKDPHSLHGVNIAGLVEDKQGNVWLGTEEGLNCYERATDRFRLVIDKSQKGIKRRTSPFYVNADELWYIREGDGILAYEFRTGKHRVVAPKVFITQDFDYIDWTTRTPAGDVWMVGTKGIVKYTIKEKKYHYYFSDHAENKLGYPLNIICLYVDSKNIVWLGSLQGIIRLDTACGEFQLFDKTPDNRNLGAVYSIAEGINHKLWIGTQRNGFWNFDTKKRELQAVYLPHVTPRSLDNYEITRIYVDNRGIIWANVDPDGLLKIIPNASIFYKITDAPNLPNSRRLDNFSVRCMIQAPDGNMWIGTEGSIAVLNPKSRIILKRYLTQSNSPSLPSVNFIKSFLRDRQNQMWLGTYGGLMQFDAKTEKFQLYQFDQNPSRNNYTRNILELSDGRLFLGTPLGPWIFDPKTKTFTESPILKNRNVFSVYQAKDSTIWLSAYFEGLYGFKYQNRQWKQVYSGMKQFNINVIREDTVSRTLWIGTEKGLIELNPLDRRYAFYDERHGIANSYIYGVVSDKQRNLWLSTNHGISQLDIQTRQFRNFDLTDGIQGYEYNGNAFAMSKEGEIFFGGVKGFNSFFPERIRKLSFRPSVHLYNFKVNEGVYPLAKQINETDVISLSYDQNTLSMEFAAIDYYSNGQNTYRYKLEGLDKKWIISNNRNYVRYANLAPGKYVFRVSAANRDGVWSDSEKILYIRINPPFWQTWWFYIFCTGLVGYVAFMAGRNRLVSLKQKEQERLKIALEAQEQERKQIAQDLHDEVGARLATLKLYASSLTKYLSDHPESQEIKKKTLEIINDSIVDIRRMLRELSPRMLEQYGYAAAVEALAEKIRQSGEVSVEVDASRLPERFPAEIETGLYRVTQELMNNTLKHAEAKKITIRVHLDDDIIHFDYFDDGKGFTYNQAKQGLGIGNIESRVAVLRGQIVWTPIVGEGNAVFIQIPLYPRFPAFSLPNPQDILDALQKFFRK